One segment of Thunnus thynnus chromosome 19, fThuThy2.1, whole genome shotgun sequence DNA contains the following:
- the cetn3 gene encoding centrin-3 isoform X2, with translation MSLSLRTELSADKAKRKKRRELTEDQKHEIKEAFELFDTDKDKEIDYHELKVAMRALGFEVKKVDVLKILKDYDREGNGKITFEDFNEVVTDRILERDPKEEIMKAFKLFDDDESGRISLRNLRRVARELGENVSDEELRSMIDEFDTDGDVNQEEFLAIMTGDS, from the exons ATGAGTTTGTCTTTAAG AACTGAATTATCAGCCGACAAAGCAAAGCGTaagaagaggagagagctcACCGAGGACCAGAAACACGAAATCAAAGAAGCTTTCGAGCTGTTTGACAccgacaaagacaaagaaatagaTTATCATGAGCTGAAG GTGGCGATGCGAGCGCTCGGCTTTGAAGTGAAGAAAGTTGATGTTCTGAAGATTCTTAAGGACTACGACAGAGAGGGAAACGgcaaaataacatttgaagATTTCAATGAAGTTG TGACCGACCGCATACTGGAGCGAGACCCAAAGGAGGAGATCATGAAGGCCTTTAAGCTGTTTGACGACGACGAATCGGGAAGGATCAGTCTGAGGAACCTGAGACGAGTGGCTCGAGAGCTCGGGGAGAACGTCAGCGACGAGGAGCTGCGCAGCATGATCGACGAGTTCGACACCGACGGAGACG TAAACCAGGAGGAGTTCCTCGCCATCATGACCGGAGACTCCTGA
- the cetn3 gene encoding centrin-3 isoform X1, with protein sequence MSLSLRTELSADKAKRKKRRELTEDQKHEIKEAFELFDTDKDKEIDYHELKVAMRALGFEVKKVDVLKILKDYDREGNGKITFEDFNEVVTDRILERDPKEEIMKAFKLFDDDESGRISLRNLRRVARELGENVSDEELRSMIDEFDTDGDGEINQEEFLAIMTGDS encoded by the exons ATGAGTTTGTCTTTAAG AACTGAATTATCAGCCGACAAAGCAAAGCGTaagaagaggagagagctcACCGAGGACCAGAAACACGAAATCAAAGAAGCTTTCGAGCTGTTTGACAccgacaaagacaaagaaatagaTTATCATGAGCTGAAG GTGGCGATGCGAGCGCTCGGCTTTGAAGTGAAGAAAGTTGATGTTCTGAAGATTCTTAAGGACTACGACAGAGAGGGAAACGgcaaaataacatttgaagATTTCAATGAAGTTG TGACCGACCGCATACTGGAGCGAGACCCAAAGGAGGAGATCATGAAGGCCTTTAAGCTGTTTGACGACGACGAATCGGGAAGGATCAGTCTGAGGAACCTGAGACGAGTGGCTCGAGAGCTCGGGGAGAACGTCAGCGACGAGGAGCTGCGCAGCATGATCGACGAGTTCGACACCGACGGAGACGGTGAGA TAAACCAGGAGGAGTTCCTCGCCATCATGACCGGAGACTCCTGA